The genomic interval ATGTCTTGAGATTGAAAAATACAAACTACACTTTCATCAAATGGGATAAACAGTATATAAACGGTTCATTCTGAACATCACTGAACTACATCACTAGACACAGGTTTCTTCATTATtcattaaaaaacaaaacatttttacCAGGCAAGTTAATtaagaaaaaaaaatcttatttacaatgatgacttctctcctgtgtgtaaaggcttctctcctgtgtgtaaaggcgtctctcctgtgtgtaaaggcttctctcctgtgtgtaaaggcttctctcctgtgtgtaaaggcttctctactgtgtgtgttctgttatgtGATTTCAGGTAATCTAACCTGTTAAAACTCTTTCCGCacagggagcagtggtaaggcttctctccagtgtgtattctCTTATGCTTTTTCAGACAACTTGATTGAGAAAAACTCTTTCCACAAACGGAGCAATgataaggcttctcccctgtgtgcgtTCTTGTGTGGGATTTCAGGTGGGATGactgggtaaaactctttccGCACAGGGAGCAGAGGAATAGCTTCTCTCCAGGTTTTTCCCCTGTATGTATTTTTTCATGCTCTTTCAGGTACTTTGCTAAGGAaaatctctttccacactgggagcaatgGTAGGGCTTTTCTTCCGTGTGCGTCCTTTCATGCTGTTTTAGGATCCCTACCTTGGTAAACCGCTTTTCACACTGAGAGCAGTGGAAaggtttttctcctgtgtgtactaTTTTATGTTCTTTCAGGTGTGCTAACCGGGTGAAAGCCTTTTCACACTGAGAGCATTGGTAAGGCTTCTcgcctgtgtgtattatttgaTGTTGTTTTAGATTCTGTAACCAGGTAAAACACTGTCCACACTGGGAGCATTTgtgaggcttctctcctgtatgtatcCTCTCATGTTTCTTTAGGTCCCCTAACTGGTTAAAGCTCTTTCCACAGTAGGAACAGTGGTGTCGTCTTGCTGGTTCGGACGTCTCTGGCTCTGGTTCCTctgagtctggtctctctcctgccaaagacaGAGTGTTTATTTAAAGTAGCACTGACAGCATTTTAACTcatttgcagatatgaaacaaacagacaatcataatcaGTCAAAATTATAAAATCCCCaatttatgctacaaaaccaactttatgAGAGGTTTTTAAAAAATAGGATATATTTGACTCAACATTCCATGacgtacactaaggcattgttggcagaatagatggacgCAGTTCAATGCATGAATAATAtcattcaccaatacatttcttggtagtcaaAAAAATATTGCTCTCAGGTTGTAAATCCCAGCTGGCCTGATACAccgtttgctgcctccattcaggatgcactgtttcagcTTCAATGACTCAGTATTTTGGACAAAAACCAGacgaatgtaactaaggctgggaatgtcaatacaatcagaCGAGCaaaagggcaatgatcacaagtcagtcataatgtGGCTAATAGGCTAACGTTTCTATTTATGTAGCTAAAAACACGGAgcttaacgctagctagctaacaggagCTAAAAACACGGAGCTTAACGCTAGCTAACAGGAGGATGTCATGTGATGGACttgggtgagtgactgacttttccCCCCCTCGTATAGTTTTTTGGTGgctacacagctagagatgcaggtgtcatatATTTTgtgtaattaattaattaatttaacctttatttaactaggcaagtcaggtaagaacaaattcttatttacaatgacggcctacaccggccaaacccgggacgatgctgggccaattgtgcgccgccctatgggactcccaatctcgccggtgtcagtaaacgttgttAAAAGTTACACTGGGGTTGATATCCTTGACCTGTTTTTTTACTGCAGTTCTTCACCCCCTTGATTGCTGAATCATTAACTCATATTTTTAACCTGACGAAGATCTGGTACTACCCCAAGGTTTGGAAGGTGGCCCATGTGCTCCCCTTAACCTGACGAtgatatctggtactatccccatGGTTTGTAAGGGGGTccatgtactccccctaacctgatgaagatatctggtactatccccatGGTTTGTAAGGGGGTCCATGTACTCCCCCCTAACCTGACGAtgatatctggtactatccccatGGTTTGTAAGGGGGTCTATGTACTCCCTCCCTAACCTAACGAtgatatctggtactatccccatGGTTTGTAAGGGGGTCCATGTACTCCCCCCTAACCTGACGAtgatatctggtactatccccatGGTTTGTAAGGGGGTccatgtactccccctaacctgacgatgatatctggtactatccccatGGTTTGTAAGGGGGTCCACGTACTCCCCCTAACCTGACGAtgatatctggtactatcccAAGGTTTGGAAGGTGGCCCATGTGCTCCCCTTAACCTGACGATGATATCTGGTACTACCCCAAGGTTTGGAAGGTGGCCCATGTGCTCCCCTTAACCTGGGGAAGATATATGGTACTACCCCAAGGTTTGGAAGGTGGCCCATGTACTCCTCTTAACCTGGAGGAgatatctggtactatccccaagaTTTTTTGCACATGACAAAAGCCTATGACATTTTTTTGCTTCTAAATTATGTTTTTTTGTGTTCCAAAAGTGTAGAGCAACTGTTTCTTAGTGAAGAAGAAAAACCCACTGAGAACCACATCTATTATTTATACTACATTATATTAAAGTAAAAAAAGGACAGAGGTTTGATTCTTGTGTTATATCAATTATtatctggaatagcctgccataGAACCAGAGGGGGGCTGAAACTTCAGacatttaaaagagatcttaaaaacaaatttttagctttgcttttcatCAGGGTGCTTTTCAGTTTGTgtcttttttttacttttttttttttacttctgtaGTAAATGTTTCAGCTTTTATCATTCATTCGTTTTTTTCCCTGTAAAGCACAttgcgttgcattccatgtctgaaatgttctgtataaataaagcttgatttgatcaAAACCCTTTCCATGTTTGACCCATAGAAATAGAACGAATAGAACAGACATTcctattcaagtcaatgatgtcaTAATGGGTAAACTGGCAGCCATTGCAAGTGTACCAATTGCAGGTAGTAAAAGCAGGAAGTTTCCCTACaatctgtgctgtgatttgttgagttAAATTGCATGATTTGTTGAGCCTTCCACTCTCCGCACGTAAAGCCAGGGCACGCCTGCTCCCCTCCCCCGGCTAAAGcgt from Salvelinus alpinus chromosome 2, SLU_Salpinus.1, whole genome shotgun sequence carries:
- the LOC139547159 gene encoding zinc finger protein 436-like, with protein sequence MSSLKYSPHSKEEDVCWTEKQGMWLNVVVKEEEEEKDVTVKGDEEASRVKDEEDITVTMKEEDEEEEYETGDLINTRERPDSEEPEPETSEPARRHHCSYCGKSFNQLGDLKKHERIHTGEKPHKCSQCGQCFTWLQNLKQHQIIHTGEKPYQCSQCEKAFTRLAHLKEHKIVHTGEKPFHCSQCEKRFTKVGILKQHERTHTEEKPYHCSQCGKRFSLAKYLKEHEKIHTGEKPGEKLFLCSLCGKSFTQSSHLKSHTRTHTGEKPYHCSVCGKSFSQSSCLKKHKRIHTGEKPYHCSLCGKSFNRLDYLKSHNRTHTVEKPLHTGEKPLHTGEKPLHTGETPLHTGEKPLHTGEKSSL